One region of Atribacterota bacterium genomic DNA includes:
- the rpmH gene encoding 50S ribosomal protein L34, with product MKRTYQPHRVRMKRTHGFRARMETRAGREVLSRRRKKGRKRLTV from the coding sequence ATGAAGAGGACCTATCAACCACATCGAGTTAGAATGAAGAGAACTCATGGCTTTCGCGCCAGAATGGAAACGAGGGCCGGGCGAGAAGTCTTAAGCCGCAGAAGAAAGAAGGGGCGTAAACGTCTCACTGTGTGA
- the rnpA gene encoding ribonuclease P protein component — MKSLTRKRDFIRVFQQGKRKRVGLLKFFFLKREGGDLRVAFVGKSKKAVYRNRVRRRLREAFRVRFYPRWCKSPVDFIFWGDEKLCSVRFADIQSWMGQLLEDVPISDED; from the coding sequence ATGAAAAGCCTGACTCGAAAGAGAGACTTCATTCGGGTATTCCAGCAGGGAAAGCGAAAGCGGGTCGGGCTATTGAAATTTTTTTTTCTGAAGCGTGAGGGTGGGGATTTGCGGGTTGCCTTTGTGGGAAAGAGTAAGAAGGCGGTGTACCGGAATCGAGTGAGGCGGCGTTTGAGAGAAGCCTTTCGGGTTCGTTTTTATCCTCGGTGGTGTAAAAGCCCAGTTGATTTTATCTTTTGGGGTGACGAAAAACTCTGTTCGGTACGTTTTGCCGATATTCAATCCTGGATGGGACAGTTATTGGAAGACGTTCCCATAAGCGACGAGGACTAA
- the yidD gene encoding membrane protein insertion efficiency factor YidD — MERLLVCGVDRCLAWYQRFVSPFFPPSCRFEPTCSQYAREALQKHGLFRGGTMAIWRVMRCHPYSRGGYDPVK, encoded by the coding sequence ATTGAGCGACTTTTGGTTTGTGGCGTTGACCGATGTTTGGCGTGGTATCAACGATTTGTGTCTCCATTTTTCCCTCCCTCCTGTCGTTTCGAGCCAACCTGTTCTCAATATGCTAGAGAAGCGTTGCAGAAACATGGGTTGTTCCGGGGAGGGACGATGGCTATCTGGAGGGTGATGCGCTGTCATCCGTACTCTCGGGGTGGATATGACCCGGTAAAATAA
- a CDS encoding YidC/Oxa1 family membrane protein insertase → MFSQLWDGLAKLMEFVLRFFYNLTGNYGISIILLTVVVRLALYPVIHKQNLSTRAMQEIQPEVKKLQEKYGKEPQKLNQELMKLYKEKGVSPLGGCLPLLIQLPFLFVLYRVLVTYDYGQAGFLWLPSLSQKDPYYILPLAMGITTFIQQKISTPSMGGEASQQNLLLMVVMPVFLVFISWGLPSGVLLYWFVSNLFYIFQQYLLELQIRKSKVALSPATLPNLTQAENPSRASLRKKGEKKNEKKR, encoded by the coding sequence ATGTTTTCACAACTTTGGGATGGTTTGGCCAAATTAATGGAGTTTGTGTTGCGGTTTTTTTACAACCTGACGGGCAACTATGGCATTTCCATAATTCTCCTTACTGTAGTGGTTCGCCTGGCGCTTTATCCGGTCATTCACAAACAGAATCTTTCCACTCGAGCTATGCAGGAGATCCAGCCCGAGGTGAAAAAATTGCAGGAAAAGTATGGTAAGGAACCACAGAAGTTAAACCAGGAGCTGATGAAGCTTTATAAAGAAAAAGGCGTCAGTCCTTTGGGAGGATGCCTGCCCCTTCTCATTCAGCTTCCTTTTCTCTTTGTGCTTTACCGGGTTCTTGTGACCTACGATTATGGTCAGGCTGGTTTTTTATGGCTTCCCAGTCTCTCTCAGAAGGACCCGTACTACATTCTTCCTCTGGCCATGGGTATCACTACTTTTATTCAGCAGAAGATATCCACTCCGTCGATGGGGGGAGAAGCGTCGCAGCAAAACCTCCTCCTTATGGTTGTGATGCCCGTTTTCCTGGTTTTCATTAGCTGGGGTTTGCCTTCAGGAGTGCTCCTGTACTGGTTTGTTTCGAATCTTTTTTACATATTTCAGCAATATCTCCTGGAGCTCCAGATTCGCAAAAGTAAGGTTGCTCTTTCCCCTGCTACTCTTCCAAACCTGACTCAAGCAGAAAACCCTTCAAGAGCTTCTTTGCGTAAAAAGGGGGAAAAAAAGAATGAAAAGAAGCGTTGA
- the jag gene encoding RNA-binding cell elongation regulator Jag/EloR yields the protein MKRSVEVSGKSLEEVLERASRYFDVPREHLNYEVLSENKGFLGILVPKVVKVRVWVDEQEEETLDVVQSEEEVPRVSRPLKESQKKVPADLIELQKAAVDFLQGLIDKMRVDVEVTARQEGVKLSCVVDGKDSGILIGRKGETLEAMEVLLRTFLSKRGFEGGFVELDIANYKKRREETLRKLAEKVAQKVIRERKKIKLEPMNARERRIIHTTLKEYPQVVTYSVGFEPARRVVVEFRDTNEEKERSSGKKTERNSPKSTGAEKRGRNTGRRPRKSGGQKKTFGE from the coding sequence ATGAAAAGAAGCGTTGAAGTTTCAGGGAAAAGCCTGGAAGAAGTATTAGAGCGGGCTTCTCGATATTTTGACGTACCCAGGGAACACTTGAATTATGAGGTGCTATCTGAAAATAAGGGATTTTTGGGGATCTTAGTGCCTAAGGTGGTGAAAGTGCGAGTCTGGGTTGATGAGCAGGAAGAAGAAACTTTGGATGTGGTGCAATCCGAGGAAGAGGTGCCCAGAGTTTCTCGTCCTTTAAAGGAGTCACAGAAAAAGGTTCCTGCAGACCTTATTGAGTTGCAAAAAGCCGCAGTGGACTTTCTCCAAGGGTTAATTGATAAGATGCGGGTCGATGTAGAGGTTACCGCGCGACAGGAAGGGGTGAAACTGAGCTGCGTCGTTGATGGGAAGGATTCTGGAATCCTCATCGGTCGCAAGGGGGAAACTCTGGAAGCCATGGAAGTTTTGCTTCGGACTTTTCTTTCCAAGAGAGGGTTTGAAGGAGGCTTTGTAGAACTGGATATTGCCAATTACAAGAAGCGAAGAGAAGAAACCCTCCGAAAGCTGGCTGAAAAAGTAGCCCAAAAAGTAATTCGAGAAAGGAAAAAGATTAAACTGGAACCTATGAATGCTCGGGAGCGGCGTATTATCCACACCACCCTGAAGGAGTACCCGCAGGTGGTGACTTACAGTGTGGGCTTTGAACCGGCAAGGCGAGTGGTCGTGGAATTTAGGGATACGAATGAAGAAAAGGAACGGAGTTCAGGAAAGAAAACCGAGCGCAATTCGCCAAAATCTACCGGTGCGGAGAAGAGAGGTCGGAATACAGGAAGACGGCCTCGCAAATCGGGAGGACAGAAGAAAACTTTTGGAGAATGA
- the mnmE gene encoding tRNA uridine-5-carboxymethylaminomethyl(34) synthesis GTPase MnmE → MENDTIVAPATPLGIGAIGIVRMSGREAVPIASRLFRARSGKKVEDFSSFRFYLGDLVDPERGFLLDEALCVVMRAPRSYTREDVVEFHLHGGPLLLRKVFELCLREGARMARPGEFTERAFLNGRVDLAQAEAVAEIIRARSEKALELSLRALKGEWGRKVRAWQDTLVLLQAHVQVSCDFLDVPVPNIEGLLLKELSSLREGIEKEIKNGERTQVLQEGFLVVIAGKPNVGKSSFLNVMVGKERAIVTPFPGTTRDAIEEMVLLEGLPIRFVDTAGIRDGVDFIERVGVEKAEEYLKDADLVIVIFDRSRPLEDDDLRIAGIVGAKPHIVVFNKSDLPPVLSKEALGRFYPGEEIIEISALTGEGKETLIRKITERLREQIGPEEDLTLMSAHQRETLKTVVWDIAELEREIQSGLSIDVVGLRLDEILWKIKQVTGENIDEKLLETIFSHFCLGK, encoded by the coding sequence TTGGAGAATGATACCATTGTTGCTCCGGCAACGCCGCTGGGGATTGGGGCGATAGGAATCGTTCGAATGAGTGGCCGGGAGGCGGTACCCATTGCTTCTCGGCTTTTTCGTGCCCGTTCTGGAAAAAAGGTAGAAGATTTCTCTTCTTTTCGTTTTTACTTGGGGGATCTTGTGGATCCGGAAAGAGGATTCCTTCTTGATGAAGCCCTCTGCGTGGTGATGCGAGCACCACGCAGTTATACCCGGGAAGACGTGGTCGAATTTCATCTGCATGGAGGACCGTTGCTTCTGCGTAAGGTTTTCGAGCTGTGTCTCCGTGAAGGGGCCAGGATGGCAAGGCCCGGAGAATTCACCGAACGTGCTTTTCTCAACGGTCGCGTTGACCTTGCGCAGGCGGAAGCAGTGGCAGAAATCATCCGTGCTCGCTCAGAAAAAGCTCTGGAACTCTCTTTACGAGCACTCAAGGGAGAGTGGGGTCGGAAAGTCCGTGCCTGGCAGGATACGCTGGTGCTCCTTCAAGCCCACGTTCAGGTGAGTTGCGATTTTCTCGATGTACCGGTTCCGAATATCGAGGGATTGCTCCTCAAGGAACTCTCTTCCCTGAGAGAGGGCATAGAAAAGGAAATTAAGAATGGTGAGAGAACTCAAGTGCTTCAGGAAGGTTTTCTGGTGGTTATCGCCGGGAAACCCAACGTGGGGAAATCGAGCTTCCTTAACGTTATGGTGGGGAAAGAAAGAGCCATTGTGACCCCTTTTCCGGGAACGACCCGGGATGCAATCGAAGAAATGGTACTTCTTGAAGGACTCCCCATTCGCTTTGTGGACACTGCTGGGATTCGGGATGGTGTTGATTTCATTGAGCGAGTGGGAGTGGAAAAAGCGGAGGAGTATTTGAAGGATGCGGACCTTGTGATTGTCATTTTTGACCGAAGTCGTCCTTTGGAAGACGACGACTTGAGGATTGCCGGGATCGTGGGGGCAAAACCCCATATCGTGGTCTTTAACAAAAGTGATTTGCCTCCGGTTCTTTCTAAAGAAGCACTTGGTCGGTTTTATCCGGGAGAAGAGATTATTGAAATTTCTGCTCTTACTGGGGAAGGTAAAGAAACGCTAATCCGTAAGATTACAGAGAGATTGCGCGAACAAATTGGGCCGGAAGAGGATTTGACTCTGATGAGCGCTCACCAGAGGGAAACGCTGAAAACCGTTGTCTGGGACATCGCTGAGTTAGAGCGGGAGATTCAGAGTGGTTTATCGATTGATGTGGTTGGCTTGCGTTTGGATGAGATTTTGTGGAAGATAAAGCAGGTTACTGGAGAAAATATCGATGAGAAACTCCTGGAGACTATTTTTTCTCACTTTTGTCTTGGCAAGTAA
- the rsmG gene encoding 16S rRNA (guanine(527)-N(7))-methyltransferase RsmG, whose product MDNLWKEERAFLKEGIQKLGISMGKEDVEKLENYITLLFEWNRVLNLTGCEEKTTIITELVLDSLSGLRFVEGSTLIDVGTGGGIPGIPLKIARPDLTLALLESQKKKVSFLNEAVAKLNLLQVHIQNDRAENVAFHPLWREQFDTATAKALAPLAIALELTVPFLKIGGLGIYYKGKRYQEEIQKAQRALGILSCVIENIREVSIPFRERKTYLILVRKRGPTPSSFPRKAGFPQKKPLL is encoded by the coding sequence GTGGATAACCTGTGGAAAGAAGAGAGAGCGTTCCTCAAAGAAGGAATCCAAAAATTAGGCATTTCGATGGGAAAAGAAGATGTGGAAAAGCTGGAAAACTACATCACCCTCCTTTTCGAATGGAACAGGGTACTCAATCTCACTGGTTGTGAAGAGAAAACCACCATCATCACCGAGCTTGTCCTTGATTCTCTGAGCGGCCTGCGCTTCGTGGAAGGCTCAACCCTCATCGATGTAGGCACGGGAGGGGGGATACCAGGAATTCCCCTAAAAATCGCCCGTCCTGACCTGACTCTTGCCTTGCTCGAGTCCCAAAAAAAGAAGGTTTCTTTTCTCAACGAAGCAGTGGCCAAACTTAACCTTCTTCAGGTTCACATTCAGAATGATCGGGCGGAGAATGTTGCCTTTCATCCGCTTTGGCGAGAACAGTTTGATACAGCTACTGCCAAAGCCCTAGCTCCTCTGGCGATAGCCTTAGAACTCACCGTCCCTTTTCTGAAAATTGGAGGACTCGGGATCTATTACAAAGGGAAACGCTACCAGGAAGAAATCCAGAAAGCCCAAAGGGCACTTGGAATCCTCTCTTGCGTGATTGAAAACATCAGGGAAGTGTCTATCCCTTTTAGGGAGCGAAAAACCTACCTGATTCTGGTGCGGAAGAGAGGACCAACTCCTTCCTCTTTTCCCCGTAAAGCAGGTTTCCCCCAGAAGAAACCTCTTTTATAA